A genomic region of Platichthys flesus chromosome 4, fPlaFle2.1, whole genome shotgun sequence contains the following coding sequences:
- the schip1 gene encoding schwannomin-interacting protein 1 isoform X2: MTEREGAMREALDNMDGCGGVDDVIRQASSLYLSDDYKEAQKNERESIRQKLALGSFFDDGPGIYTSCSKSGKPSLSSRLQSGMNLQICFVNDSGSDKDSDADDSKTETSLDTPLSPMSKQSSSYSDRDTTEDDSESLEDMDFVSRQKKLQDEAKMALAMAKPMAKMQVEVEKQNRKKSPVADLLPHMPHISECLMKRSLKPTDLRDMTLGQLQVIVNDLHSQIESLNEELVQLLLIRDELHMEQDAMLVDIEDLTRHAESQQKHLAEKTLSK; encoded by the exons atgacagagagggagggagcaatGAGGGAGGCGCTGGATAATATGGATGGATGTGGTGGAgtggatgatgtcatcaggcaAGCGTCCAGTCTCTACCTCAGCGATGACTACAAAGAG GCCCAGAAGAATGAGAGGGAGTCCATCAGGCAGAAGTTGGCCCTGGGCAGTTTCTTTGACGATGGGCCCGGCATCTACACCAGCTGCAGCAAGAGCGGAAAGCCCAGCCTGTCCTCACG GCTGCAGAGCGGGATGAACctacagatttgttttgtcaatgACAGCGGCAGCGACAAGGACAGCGATGCAGATGACAGCAAGACGGAGACCAGCCTGGACACGCCTCTGTCCCCCATG tccAAGCAGAGTTCATCCTACTCAGACAGGGACACCACAGAGGACGACTCGGAGTCCCTGGAGGACATGGACTTCGTGAGTCGAcagaagaagctgcaggacgAGGCGAAGATGGCCCTGGCGATGGCCAAGCCCATGGCCAAGATGCAGGTGGAAGTGGAGAAACAGAATCGTAAAAAGTCCCCAGTGGCCGACCTG cttccGCACATGCCTCACATCAGCGAGTGTCTAATGAAAAGAAGCCTGAAGCCCACCGACCTGAGAGACATGACGCTGGGTCAGCTCCAGGTTATAGTCAACGACCTGCACTCCCAGATTGAGAG CTTGAATGAGGAACTTGTACAGTTGCTGCTGATCCGAGATGAACTCCACATGGAGCAGGACGCCATGCTGGTGGACATAGAGGACCTCACCAG GCATGCTGAGAGCCAGCAGAAACATTTGGCTGAGAAGACCCTATCCAAATAA
- the si:dkeyp-97b10.3 gene encoding uncharacterized protein si:dkeyp-97b10.3 isoform X2, protein MVAEMASCGAACHLEDGDGDIPAPENKDPLAESDSSSSENAGTSTEESSEEDDEDEEEGGDSGSAVKDGGEEETEELEAEESQRESADGPGAEVSNGKDERIKICCEKCKAIQQSHGNELVTPRRISKGRLQVQLEDEGTYECSVTGLVFEASERVLVRYSVLSWSKFGAFLRDSWKYAGPIFNVDTVNKDASVLKSIQFPHSVCLADPENEMTFSVLHIKNNRPLIEPTVDHSGSHVKWNVTSLSPVGPIIQTSQPVEHHGVVLVYKQLGGDCNNNNYSFHIYLATNSRSDITDVSKQVRCYKKRYSQIEKPPTCKLDERTYRLLSEPEGDIKPQDLKFTLAVTKMKGYFEAFFEQPPPFKLSLIEIESEETVWSATIREGDCVDNTEKKPRKRTSSRQRSSSPSEEESAMKRPRWQDESDGVKTAMTQCQDMSEKQLLLVAKRLGKEWKQVAIYLDLNSRDLDDIQAAEKSDVTMQKLKMLVEWKSRRRPGEATANHLYNSVEDLDDLPNEVRQTLQDMMNNQAAK, encoded by the exons ATCCTCTGGCAGAAAGTGACAGCAGTAGTTCAG AGAACGCAGGAACATCCACTGAGGAGAGCTccgaggaggatgatgaggatgaagaggaggggggggactcTG GCTCTGCTGTGAAGGATGGAGGCGAAGAag AAACTGAAGAACTCGAGGCAGAGGAGTCTCAACGAG AGTCAGCTGATGGACCCGGAGCGGAGGTTTCAAATGGGAAAG ATGAGAGGATCAAAATATGCTGTGAAAAATGCAAAGCCATCCaacag AGCCATGGCAATGAGCTGGTCACCCCCAGGAGGATCTCCAAGGGACGATTACA GGTGCAGCTGGAAGACGAGGGGACGTACGAGTGCTCGGTCACCGGCCTGGTGTTCGAGGCCTCGGAGCGGGTCCTCGTCAGGTACTCGGTCTTGTCCTGGTCCAAGTTTGGCGCCTTCCTCCGCGACTCCTGGAAATACGCGGGACCCATCTTCAACGTGGACACGGTCAACAAGGATGCGTCCGTCCTCAAGTCCATCCAGTTCCCCCACTCTGTCTGCCTCGCTG ATCCAGAAAATGAGATGACTTTCAGCGTCCTGCACATAAAGAACAACCGTCCACTCATTGAGCCGACAGTGGACCACTCGGGCAGCCACGTGAAATGGAACGTCACGTCCCTGTCCCCCGTGGGTCCCATCATCCAGACGAGCCAGCCTGTGGAGCACCACGGCGTGGTCCTGGTCTACAAGCAGCTGGGCGGcgactgcaacaacaacaactacagctTCCACATCTACCTGGCCACCAACAGCCGCTCAGACATCACC GATGTGTCCAAACAAGTGCGCTGCTACAAGAAACGTTACAGTCAGATAGAGAAGCCGCCCACGTGTAAGCTGGACGAGAGGACGTATCGTCTCCTGAGCGAGCCGGAGGGGGACATCAAACCTCAG GATTTGAAGTTCACCCTGGCAGTGACCAAAATGAAAGGCTACTTTGAAGCTTTCTTCGAGCAGCCGCCTCCGTTTAAATTGTCTCTTATAGAGATCGAGTCTGAGGAGACAGTGTGGTCCGCCACCATCCGAGAAG GTGATTGTGTGGATAACACCGAAAAGAAGCCACGGAAGAGGACAAGCA gcagacagaggagcagcagccccTCCGAAGAAGAATCAGCCATGAAAAGGCCTCGGTGGCAGGATGAGTCCG ATGGAGTGAAGACAGCGATGACTCAGTGCCAGGACATGTCCGAGAAGCAGCTCCTGCTGGTGGCCAAGCGGCTCGGGAAGGAGTGGAAGCAGGTGGCCATCTATCTGGACTTGAACTCAAGGGACCTGGACGATATCCAGGCAGCGGAGAAGAGTGACGTGACCATGCAGAAGCTGAAGATGCTGGTGGAGTGGAAGAGCAGGAGGCGGCCGGGAGAGGCCACGGCGAACCACCTGTATAACAGCGTGGAGGACCTGGACGACTTACCAAACGAGGTCCGCCAGACACTGCAAG ATATGATGAACAACCAAGCAGCGAAGTGA
- the si:dkeyp-97b10.3 gene encoding uncharacterized protein si:dkeyp-97b10.3 isoform X1 — protein MVAEMASCGAACHLEDGDGDIPAPENKDPLAESDSSSSENAGTSTEESSEEDDEDEEEGGDSEGSAVKDGGEEETEELEAEESQRESADGPGAEVSNGKDERIKICCEKCKAIQQSHGNELVTPRRISKGRLQVQLEDEGTYECSVTGLVFEASERVLVRYSVLSWSKFGAFLRDSWKYAGPIFNVDTVNKDASVLKSIQFPHSVCLADPENEMTFSVLHIKNNRPLIEPTVDHSGSHVKWNVTSLSPVGPIIQTSQPVEHHGVVLVYKQLGGDCNNNNYSFHIYLATNSRSDITDVSKQVRCYKKRYSQIEKPPTCKLDERTYRLLSEPEGDIKPQDLKFTLAVTKMKGYFEAFFEQPPPFKLSLIEIESEETVWSATIREGDCVDNTEKKPRKRTSSRQRSSSPSEEESAMKRPRWQDESDGVKTAMTQCQDMSEKQLLLVAKRLGKEWKQVAIYLDLNSRDLDDIQAAEKSDVTMQKLKMLVEWKSRRRPGEATANHLYNSVEDLDDLPNEVRQTLQDMMNNQAAK, from the exons ATCCTCTGGCAGAAAGTGACAGCAGTAGTTCAG AGAACGCAGGAACATCCACTGAGGAGAGCTccgaggaggatgatgaggatgaagaggaggggggggactcTG AAGGCTCTGCTGTGAAGGATGGAGGCGAAGAag AAACTGAAGAACTCGAGGCAGAGGAGTCTCAACGAG AGTCAGCTGATGGACCCGGAGCGGAGGTTTCAAATGGGAAAG ATGAGAGGATCAAAATATGCTGTGAAAAATGCAAAGCCATCCaacag AGCCATGGCAATGAGCTGGTCACCCCCAGGAGGATCTCCAAGGGACGATTACA GGTGCAGCTGGAAGACGAGGGGACGTACGAGTGCTCGGTCACCGGCCTGGTGTTCGAGGCCTCGGAGCGGGTCCTCGTCAGGTACTCGGTCTTGTCCTGGTCCAAGTTTGGCGCCTTCCTCCGCGACTCCTGGAAATACGCGGGACCCATCTTCAACGTGGACACGGTCAACAAGGATGCGTCCGTCCTCAAGTCCATCCAGTTCCCCCACTCTGTCTGCCTCGCTG ATCCAGAAAATGAGATGACTTTCAGCGTCCTGCACATAAAGAACAACCGTCCACTCATTGAGCCGACAGTGGACCACTCGGGCAGCCACGTGAAATGGAACGTCACGTCCCTGTCCCCCGTGGGTCCCATCATCCAGACGAGCCAGCCTGTGGAGCACCACGGCGTGGTCCTGGTCTACAAGCAGCTGGGCGGcgactgcaacaacaacaactacagctTCCACATCTACCTGGCCACCAACAGCCGCTCAGACATCACC GATGTGTCCAAACAAGTGCGCTGCTACAAGAAACGTTACAGTCAGATAGAGAAGCCGCCCACGTGTAAGCTGGACGAGAGGACGTATCGTCTCCTGAGCGAGCCGGAGGGGGACATCAAACCTCAG GATTTGAAGTTCACCCTGGCAGTGACCAAAATGAAAGGCTACTTTGAAGCTTTCTTCGAGCAGCCGCCTCCGTTTAAATTGTCTCTTATAGAGATCGAGTCTGAGGAGACAGTGTGGTCCGCCACCATCCGAGAAG GTGATTGTGTGGATAACACCGAAAAGAAGCCACGGAAGAGGACAAGCA gcagacagaggagcagcagccccTCCGAAGAAGAATCAGCCATGAAAAGGCCTCGGTGGCAGGATGAGTCCG ATGGAGTGAAGACAGCGATGACTCAGTGCCAGGACATGTCCGAGAAGCAGCTCCTGCTGGTGGCCAAGCGGCTCGGGAAGGAGTGGAAGCAGGTGGCCATCTATCTGGACTTGAACTCAAGGGACCTGGACGATATCCAGGCAGCGGAGAAGAGTGACGTGACCATGCAGAAGCTGAAGATGCTGGTGGAGTGGAAGAGCAGGAGGCGGCCGGGAGAGGCCACGGCGAACCACCTGTATAACAGCGTGGAGGACCTGGACGACTTACCAAACGAGGTCCGCCAGACACTGCAAG ATATGATGAACAACCAAGCAGCGAAGTGA
- the il12a gene encoding interleukin-12 subunit alpha, producing MANFHLYLAGCALLLTLGWPSSTGLPLRTDNYAQSAPLFRGLLENIKRLANSTVCYGILSDNVVMRTAETPLACAPTLTENPGCMMQRNSSFSKSECLSNIMKDLVYYEAAISSYLKTPLRSPEEEEALLRPTLEIIKSLKNCSLMPNEENDSSEKDAAQMWRGNIYNNRLKMCKMVKGFYVRTITINRAVGYITSGDHMK from the exons ATGGCCAACTTCCATCTCT ACCTCGCCGGCTGCGCGCTGCTGCTGACGCTCGGGTGGCCCTCATCCACAGGACTCCCGCTGCGCACGGACAATTACGCACAGAGTGCGCCGCTCTTCAGGGGCCTCCTGGAGAACATCAAGCGCCTGGCCAAC AGTACCGTATGCTATGGCATCCTATCGGATAACGTGGTGATGAGGACAGCTGAGACACCCCTCGCCTGCGCGCCCACTCTCACTGAG AACCCAGGCTGCATGATGCAAAGAAATTCATCCTTTAGTAAG AGTGAATGTTTGAGCAACATCATGAAGGACCTGGTTTACTACGAAGCTGCTATTAGCTCTTACCTCAAGACCCCGCTCAGAAgtcctgaagaagaagaggcactTCTGAGACCGACTTTGGAAATAATAAAGAGCTTGAAG AACTGCTCCCTCATGCCGAATGAAGAGAATGACTCCTCAGAG AAGGACGCTGCCCAGATGTGGAGGGGAAACATCTACAATAACAGACTGAAGATGTGCAAGATGGTGAAAGGCTTCTATGTCCGAACCATCACCATCAACCGAGCTGTGGGCTACATCACCTCAGGAGACCACATGAAGTAA